The Bifidobacterium eulemuris genome includes a window with the following:
- a CDS encoding FitA-like ribbon-helix-helix domain-containing protein, translated as MTTSLLIRKLPEDVKETLAKAAKANGRSTEAQARSVLEEFAASWVEQPKESMYDFFTRIREEVLEGGIDEDEFQPMPRDKNEQPRPVDFE; from the coding sequence ATGACCACATCACTGTTGATTCGCAAACTTCCCGAAGACGTCAAAGAGACCCTGGCCAAGGCGGCAAAAGCCAACGGCCGCTCCACCGAGGCGCAGGCACGCTCCGTACTCGAGGAGTTCGCCGCCTCATGGGTGGAACAGCCGAAGGAAAGCATGTACGACTTCTTCACGAGAATACGGGAGGAAGTTCTTGAGGGAGGTATCGACGAGGACGAGTTCCAGCCCATGCCCCGAGACAAAAACGAACAACCAAGGCCGGTGGATTTCGAATGA
- a CDS encoding integrase catalytic domain-containing protein — protein sequence MATRKRLTNRFKAEYAKGDKKQKGEILDRLEAVGMGRSTARRLLTQAEREKPVKGAARGRRPKYDAGAQRLLERLWLLMGMPCGPYMKAMFDQWIPALLANGELDGIDGDALDQVLAMSPSTIDRRLRPLKQAAMPKGASLTRPAAEHMRNSIRIRKCTDETIRVPGLAEADTVAHCGPSMKGEFARTLTMVDYATNWTVNVTARNNAKSNIKAAVATALPLFPFPVTCFDSDNGVEFINDELVDWLLEQDIEQTRSRPYRKNDQATVESRNNHVVRKYAFHWRYDTAQQRELLNRLWAKTYVLLNLFTPTRKPVRVDQGRDGRRKTVYDEPRTPWARVLEHDAADRAAGGGGYVVDDARRRIEGIIAATNPARLNREIAVIQDELERVSRDRTEAMARRAGLDMGYLGKAIERMRADAGQNDK from the coding sequence ATGGCCACGAGAAAACGGCTGACGAACAGGTTCAAGGCGGAGTACGCCAAGGGCGACAAGAAACAGAAGGGCGAGATCCTCGACCGCCTCGAGGCCGTCGGGATGGGCAGGTCCACCGCCCGGCGGCTGCTCACGCAGGCGGAGAGGGAGAAACCCGTGAAAGGCGCGGCGCGGGGCAGGCGGCCGAAGTACGACGCGGGCGCGCAGCGGCTGCTGGAGCGCCTGTGGCTGCTCATGGGCATGCCGTGCGGCCCGTACATGAAGGCCATGTTCGACCAGTGGATTCCCGCGCTCCTGGCGAACGGCGAGCTCGACGGCATCGACGGCGACGCGCTGGACCAGGTGCTGGCGATGAGTCCGTCGACCATCGACCGGCGGCTCAGACCGCTCAAACAGGCCGCCATGCCGAAGGGCGCGTCGCTGACCCGGCCGGCCGCGGAGCACATGCGCAACTCGATCAGGATCCGCAAATGCACCGACGAGACAATCCGCGTTCCCGGCCTGGCCGAGGCAGACACCGTGGCCCACTGCGGGCCCAGCATGAAGGGCGAGTTCGCCCGCACCCTGACGATGGTGGACTACGCGACGAACTGGACCGTGAACGTCACCGCCCGCAACAATGCCAAATCCAACATCAAGGCAGCGGTCGCCACCGCCCTGCCGCTCTTCCCGTTTCCCGTCACCTGCTTCGACTCCGACAACGGCGTCGAGTTCATCAACGACGAGCTCGTCGACTGGCTGCTCGAACAGGACATCGAACAGACCCGCAGCCGCCCGTACAGGAAGAACGACCAGGCCACCGTCGAGTCGCGCAACAACCACGTCGTCAGGAAATACGCGTTCCACTGGCGCTACGACACCGCGCAGCAGCGCGAGCTGCTCAACCGGCTGTGGGCGAAGACCTACGTGCTGCTGAACCTGTTCACGCCCACCCGCAAGCCCGTGCGCGTCGACCAGGGGCGCGACGGGCGCAGGAAGACCGTGTACGACGAGCCCCGCACCCCGTGGGCGCGCGTGCTGGAGCACGACGCCGCCGACCGCGCCGCCGGGGGCGGCGGATACGTCGTCGACGACGCCCGCCGCCGCATCGAGGGGATCATCGCCGCCACCAACCCCGCCCGCCTCAACCGCGAGATCGCCGTCATCCAGGACGAACTCGAACGCGTCAGCCGGGACCGCACCGAGGCGATGGCCCGCCGCGCCGGCCTGGACATGGGATACTTGGGAAAGGCGATCGAACGCATGCGCGCCGACGCCGGACAAAACGACAAATAG
- a CDS encoding DUF4160 domain-containing protein, whose protein sequence is MPVISMFFGIIISLNTADHNPPHIHARYQGHEASFTFDGEMLNGELPRKQRKLVEAWVLLHSEELEANWELASNLERPFTIEPLR, encoded by the coding sequence TTGCCTGTAATCAGCATGTTTTTTGGCATTATTATCTCGCTGAATACGGCAGATCATAATCCACCGCATATTCATGCGCGGTATCAAGGTCATGAAGCGTCGTTTACGTTTGACGGCGAGATGCTGAATGGTGAGTTGCCTCGTAAACAACGGAAACTGGTTGAAGCATGGGTATTGCTGCATAGCGAGGAATTGGAAGCTAACTGGGAACTTGCCTCAAATCTTGAGCGTCCGTTCACAATTGAGCCTCTTAGATAG
- a CDS encoding DUF2442 domain-containing protein, with translation MSVDYGVKVVECEPLPDYRLKVKCSDGTSGVFDMSSYMDRGVYRQIRSPKVFNDVRLIFGVPTWLGDIDIAAERVRSDMTVA, from the coding sequence ATGTCAGTCGATTATGGTGTGAAAGTCGTAGAGTGCGAGCCTTTGCCGGACTATCGGTTGAAGGTGAAATGTTCCGATGGTACGTCGGGCGTGTTCGACATGTCATCGTATATGGATCGCGGGGTGTACCGTCAGATTCGTTCTCCCAAAGTTTTTAATGATGTTCGACTTATATTTGGCGTGCCGACGTGGCTTGGCGATATTGATATTGCTGCCGAGCGCGTACGTTCGGATATGACCGTTGCGTGA
- a CDS encoding type II toxin-antitoxin system VapC family toxin, which translates to MNGKPHRILLDTNVVSELYKSQPDQAMVDWCESIDLDDTFISSITIMELMYGMWRMPAGKRRTLLSNAITRTLRSYERRMLPFDLDAGIRCSLIRADLDAHGHPVGLADAQIAAIAQANDCTIATRNTKDFQHTGVPLVNPWETAA; encoded by the coding sequence ATGAACGGCAAGCCCCACCGCATCCTGCTCGACACCAACGTGGTCTCGGAACTCTACAAATCACAGCCAGATCAAGCAATGGTCGACTGGTGCGAAAGCATCGACCTTGACGACACCTTCATCAGTTCCATCACCATCATGGAGCTCATGTACGGCATGTGGCGCATGCCGGCGGGAAAGCGACGCACTCTGCTGTCCAACGCGATCACCCGCACCTTACGCAGCTATGAGCGGCGTATGCTGCCGTTCGACCTTGACGCCGGCATACGATGCTCTCTTATCCGAGCCGACCTGGACGCACACGGACATCCTGTCGGATTGGCCGATGCGCAGATCGCCGCCATCGCCCAAGCCAACGACTGCACCATAGCCACGCGCAACACCAAGGATTTCCAGCACACCGGCGTCCCCCTCGTCAACCCATGGGAGACCGCCGCATAA
- the cas5c gene encoding type I-C CRISPR-associated protein Cas5c, translating to MRESAFVKHRNSIDYEVDARYALFSDVATRIGGEKCSYQVPTYQALKGITESIYWKPTIIWVIDAVRIMNKIQTEGKGVRPIKMSGGNELSYYTYLKDVRYQVRAHFEWNEQRKDLIADRNENKHHQIALRSVARGGRRDIFLGTRECQGYVESCEFGSGEGFYDGYGDLSLGYMSYGFSYLDENPQHDFIAQFWSPVMRDGVIEFVRPDSDLLDCHVIREKQAVKKFVVGENLTLAEDE from the coding sequence ATGCGTGAATCGGCTTTTGTGAAACACCGGAATTCTATCGACTACGAGGTCGATGCCAGATATGCATTATTCTCAGATGTCGCCACTCGAATCGGCGGTGAAAAATGCTCATATCAAGTGCCTACGTATCAGGCGCTCAAAGGCATCACTGAAAGCATTTATTGGAAACCCACGATTATATGGGTGATTGATGCCGTGCGCATCATGAACAAAATACAAACAGAAGGCAAGGGGGTCCGGCCAATCAAAATGAGCGGCGGCAATGAATTGTCTTATTACACATACCTCAAAGACGTACGGTACCAGGTGCGAGCGCATTTCGAATGGAACGAGCAGCGCAAAGACCTTATTGCGGACCGCAACGAGAATAAACATCATCAGATTGCCCTGCGTTCAGTCGCTCGCGGAGGGAGGCGGGATATCTTCCTCGGAACGAGAGAATGCCAAGGATACGTCGAGTCATGCGAATTCGGCTCCGGAGAGGGATTCTATGACGGTTACGGTGATTTGAGCCTCGGATACATGTCCTATGGGTTCTCGTACCTCGATGAAAATCCGCAGCATGATTTCATTGCGCAGTTCTGGTCTCCGGTTATGCGCGATGGCGTCATAGAATTCGTGCGTCCCGACTCTGACCTGCTTGATTGTCACGTCATTCGCGAGAAGCAGGCGGTGAAGAAATTTGTGGTGGGGGAGAACCTCACCTTGGCGGAGGATGAGTGA
- the cas8c gene encoding type I-C CRISPR-associated protein Cas8c/Csd1: protein MSLWSCLLTTFDSVQNAAGLQAVEKDANGNDVVDEKKTLLPLYHTTMHVQICVTLNQHGELLHIEKEPRPRTIIIPCTEESMGRTSKPVPHPLCDQLQYVDKGFDDMKTTMYLKQLAEWKGNDPKLNAIYAYVSARSVSEDASECGVALSEKDRKIGIRFAVQLPGEYNPHVEDDVNLRNRWIEYRQRGRMRDGTDLFGKELYAQAANFPKNIVGTAGNAKLISANDSTNFTFRGRYADRDEALRIDAETSQKIHSTLRWLINRHGTITDTQAIVTWAVGAPNDEIVDPMAQFGDLSDFLPATETESDALQDALVRTDVSYAKRFRALLGGYGSPDFLERHADTMVVVILDAATSGRLSVTYYRELQKDEYIESVMNWHVDSSWPMVRFEKDSAKTDGSAKPIHYIGSPSFIDIINCAYPTTDRSGKSYKRFEKNVRKQLIECMFSNSELPRSLLNAVARKVSRPMGYDSPTAWNRDLGIACSMWKKHFNDEFKRNGTKEIKVELDPKRTDRDYLYGRLLALMDNFEEREMYRRGIGGTRQTNAMRLMSNFAAKPYATWGNLWDRLLPYMAAASPGVSNKFRDDIDDVIALFENGEYEDKSPLSPLYLVGYSHQRRYLRQQAQEKAAKKRSEAE from the coding sequence ATGAGTTTATGGTCTTGTCTGCTGACGACTTTCGATTCGGTGCAAAACGCTGCAGGCTTGCAAGCTGTGGAAAAAGACGCCAATGGCAATGATGTCGTTGATGAAAAAAAGACGTTGTTGCCTCTTTATCACACGACAATGCACGTGCAGATTTGCGTCACGCTGAATCAGCATGGTGAACTGCTACACATCGAAAAGGAACCCCGGCCTCGTACCATCATCATTCCTTGCACTGAGGAATCGATGGGACGAACCAGTAAGCCTGTGCCGCATCCGTTGTGTGATCAGCTGCAGTATGTCGACAAAGGTTTTGACGATATGAAAACGACTATGTACCTGAAACAACTCGCCGAATGGAAGGGAAACGATCCAAAGCTTAACGCGATATATGCGTATGTCTCCGCACGGAGCGTTAGCGAGGATGCGTCTGAATGTGGGGTTGCTCTGTCCGAAAAAGATCGAAAGATTGGGATTCGTTTTGCTGTGCAGCTTCCAGGTGAGTATAACCCCCATGTGGAGGATGATGTTAATCTCCGGAATCGGTGGATTGAGTACCGTCAGCGCGGGCGCATGAGAGATGGGACTGATTTATTCGGCAAGGAGCTCTATGCGCAAGCTGCCAATTTCCCCAAAAACATTGTTGGCACTGCAGGCAATGCCAAACTGATTTCGGCCAACGACTCGACGAATTTCACGTTTAGGGGGCGCTATGCTGACCGAGACGAAGCGTTGCGCATTGACGCGGAGACATCGCAGAAGATTCACTCCACATTGCGCTGGCTGATCAATCGACATGGAACCATTACCGATACACAAGCCATCGTTACATGGGCTGTGGGAGCGCCCAATGATGAAATTGTAGATCCTATGGCGCAATTCGGCGATCTCTCGGATTTCCTGCCGGCCACGGAGACGGAGTCCGATGCGCTGCAGGATGCGCTTGTCCGAACGGATGTCAGTTACGCGAAACGCTTCCGTGCGTTGCTAGGGGGCTATGGAAGTCCAGATTTTCTAGAGCGTCATGCCGACACGATGGTGGTGGTGATTCTCGATGCGGCCACGTCAGGTCGATTGAGCGTTACATATTACCGTGAGCTGCAAAAAGACGAATATATCGAGAGCGTGATGAATTGGCATGTCGATTCATCATGGCCGATGGTCCGGTTTGAAAAGGATTCCGCAAAAACCGATGGTTCCGCCAAGCCGATTCACTATATCGGATCTCCATCTTTCATCGACATCATCAATTGTGCTTATCCCACTACGGATCGCAGCGGCAAGAGCTACAAGAGATTCGAAAAGAACGTTAGGAAACAGCTTATTGAATGTATGTTCAGCAATAGCGAACTACCACGCTCGCTGCTCAATGCCGTTGCTCGCAAAGTCTCGAGACCTATGGGATATGACAGTCCTACGGCATGGAATCGAGATCTCGGCATTGCCTGCAGCATGTGGAAAAAACATTTCAACGATGAATTCAAACGCAACGGAACAAAGGAGATAAAGGTGGAACTGGATCCAAAGAGAACAGATCGGGACTATTTATATGGTCGGTTGCTGGCGTTGATGGACAATTTTGAGGAAAGGGAGATGTACCGCCGTGGTATTGGCGGAACCCGTCAAACCAACGCTATGAGACTGATGAGTAATTTTGCGGCTAAACCATATGCGACATGGGGAAACTTGTGGGATCGACTTTTGCCGTATATGGCGGCTGCATCACCGGGTGTGTCTAATAAGTTCCGTGATGACATTGATGACGTTATAGCACTCTTCGAGAATGGCGAGTATGAAGACAAGAGTCCCCTCTCTCCGCTGTACCTCGTGGGTTATTCGCATCAGCGTAGATATCTGCGGCAACAAGCCCAAGAAAAAGCTGCGAAAAAGAGAAGCGAGGCCGAATGA
- the cas3 gene encoding CRISPR-associated helicase Cas3' produces the protein MGYNELLARKDKTGAVQTLRDHLHGAGRLAESFEDEFSATAKTAALLHDLGKATEKFQRYLLSDDGRRGDVIHAWQGAFVVNDFETEPGSQKIAQELLEMVISRHHGGLPDCIAMNGDEGFFDRLTDETESDEKYSYQEVLNNLSELNLDTSNMFSESVKDVTGLFRAMKDSGVSTCDSMCFFLGLYVKYIFSRLVDADRLDAACFESKRTYVPNEADWEALLERFQKNLSAFDSSSEIGAVRKRVSDLCREASGRRTGIYKLSVPTGGGKTLSSLNFALHHALKTGKRRIIYVIPFLSITAQTSKVFRDILDLDDDGDVLLEHYSSVGMDDESAVGRKLSEVERESEDEGERQRKLAAERWDSPIIVTTMVQFLETVMSAKGTKLRKFHNMTDSVIIFDEIQSLPTNTINLFNEVVSFLSSMLGCTILLCSATQPLLERTERKNLLLSDHPELIEVPEGDVAKLKRTNIVASVEQKTCDELASIVLERARENGNCLAIVNLKSEAENICRALRELDDRHEFEIVHLSTSMCGKHRMDKLNHVRALLDGESRSRVICVSTQLIEAGVDISFSCVVRAMAGLDSILQAAGRCNRNGESSEAKSVYVYPVKDETGLNNLKDIQTGKELTDQLVREYPNEDLLSKGMLEEYYGRFLARLQERPDAMDYALPGGESKTAYGLLSFNTRGRGEYRNRHDGGEYPYAFAQGFKTVNDGFHVIPNLTKDIVVRYGRASELLDRLADLDDLREKVRVLRLLQQYSVSLFDRDFDLLYQKRAFILVNKEFNIYALDSSYYDDVYGVLRESEMPVMMI, from the coding sequence GTGGGATATAACGAGCTACTGGCACGAAAAGACAAAACGGGTGCTGTGCAAACATTGCGCGATCATCTGCATGGTGCGGGTCGGCTGGCGGAAAGCTTCGAAGATGAGTTTTCTGCCACGGCAAAAACCGCAGCACTGTTGCACGACTTGGGGAAGGCGACGGAAAAGTTTCAGCGATACCTTCTGTCGGATGATGGACGCAGAGGTGATGTGATTCATGCGTGGCAGGGCGCTTTCGTTGTTAACGATTTTGAGACGGAACCTGGTTCTCAGAAGATTGCGCAAGAGCTACTGGAAATGGTGATTTCACGTCATCATGGAGGATTGCCGGACTGCATTGCGATGAATGGAGATGAGGGATTCTTTGACCGTTTAACGGATGAGACTGAAAGCGATGAGAAATACTCCTATCAAGAAGTTCTCAATAATCTTTCTGAGTTAAATTTGGATACATCTAATATGTTCAGTGAGTCCGTCAAAGACGTTACAGGACTGTTCCGAGCGATGAAAGACAGTGGAGTCTCGACTTGCGACAGCATGTGCTTCTTTCTTGGCCTATACGTGAAATACATTTTTTCTCGCTTGGTGGATGCGGACCGATTGGATGCCGCTTGTTTCGAATCCAAAAGGACGTATGTTCCTAATGAGGCCGACTGGGAAGCGTTGCTTGAACGTTTCCAAAAAAATCTGAGTGCGTTCGATTCCTCATCGGAAATCGGTGCGGTCAGAAAGAGGGTTTCTGATTTATGCCGCGAAGCAAGTGGGCGGCGGACAGGCATATACAAGCTGTCCGTACCCACCGGGGGAGGCAAGACATTATCTTCATTGAACTTCGCGCTTCATCATGCGCTGAAAACCGGTAAGAGGCGCATCATTTACGTTATCCCATTCCTTTCGATTACCGCACAAACCTCCAAAGTGTTCCGAGATATTCTCGATTTGGATGATGACGGTGATGTCCTTCTTGAGCATTACTCCAGTGTGGGCATGGACGATGAATCGGCTGTCGGGCGCAAATTAAGTGAAGTCGAACGAGAAAGCGAGGATGAGGGGGAGCGCCAGCGGAAGTTAGCCGCCGAGCGATGGGACAGCCCTATCATCGTCACCACTATGGTCCAGTTCTTGGAAACGGTGATGTCCGCGAAGGGAACCAAGCTTCGTAAGTTTCATAACATGACTGATAGCGTGATTATTTTTGATGAGATTCAATCGCTACCGACGAACACCATCAACCTGTTCAACGAAGTGGTGAGCTTCCTTTCCTCGATGCTGGGATGCACGATCCTGTTGTGCTCCGCCACCCAGCCACTGCTGGAACGGACAGAGCGGAAGAACCTATTGCTGTCGGATCATCCGGAATTAATCGAGGTTCCCGAAGGCGACGTTGCGAAACTGAAACGGACCAATATTGTGGCATCGGTAGAACAGAAGACGTGCGACGAATTGGCCTCGATCGTTCTTGAGCGCGCTCGCGAAAATGGTAACTGCCTCGCCATCGTCAACTTGAAATCCGAAGCGGAGAATATTTGTCGTGCACTACGTGAACTTGATGACCGACATGAGTTTGAAATCGTGCACCTCAGTACTTCGATGTGTGGCAAACATCGAATGGACAAACTCAACCATGTGCGGGCATTGCTGGATGGTGAATCGCGCTCGCGGGTGATTTGCGTCAGTACACAGCTGATTGAAGCGGGCGTCGATATTTCGTTTTCCTGTGTGGTGCGTGCGATGGCTGGACTCGACAGCATTCTGCAGGCCGCCGGTCGATGCAACCGTAACGGTGAATCCTCGGAAGCAAAAAGTGTGTATGTGTACCCAGTGAAAGACGAAACTGGGCTGAACAATCTGAAAGATATACAAACCGGTAAGGAGCTTACGGATCAGTTGGTTCGAGAGTATCCGAACGAAGACCTTCTTTCGAAGGGAATGCTTGAAGAGTATTACGGCAGATTCCTCGCTCGCTTACAGGAGAGGCCTGACGCGATGGATTACGCGCTGCCTGGAGGGGAATCGAAAACCGCGTATGGGCTGCTTTCGTTCAATACACGTGGACGTGGGGAATATAGGAATCGTCACGATGGTGGGGAATATCCATATGCGTTCGCGCAAGGTTTCAAGACGGTGAATGATGGCTTCCATGTGATTCCGAATCTTACGAAGGATATCGTGGTGCGGTACGGTCGTGCGTCGGAACTGCTTGATCGGCTTGCGGATCTTGACGATTTACGTGAGAAAGTACGTGTGCTCCGGCTGCTGCAGCAGTATTCAGTGTCACTGTTCGACCGCGATTTCGATCTTCTGTATCAGAAGCGCGCGTTTATTTTGGTGAATAAGGAGTTTAACATCTATGCGCTCGACTCGAGTTACTACGACGACGTATATGGTGTGCTGAGAGAGTCGGAGATGCCTGTGATGATGATCTAG
- a CDS encoding methylated-DNA--[protein]-cysteine S-methyltransferase produces the protein MQYICHYQSPLGDILLAADDIGVTGLWFDGQKYYAHNLATSVEEKETAALAEAKRWLDVYFSGKEPDFQPPIHFVGTPFQCEVWEILQTIPYGRTVTYGQIAQRLAEQRGLPHFSSQAVGGAVGHNHISVIVPCHRVVGADGSLTGYAGGVRRKVALLELEHADMDALYVPKKGTAL, from the coding sequence ATGCAATACATCTGCCATTATCAATCGCCGCTTGGTGACATTCTGCTGGCCGCGGACGATATCGGCGTGACGGGCCTATGGTTCGATGGACAGAAGTACTACGCCCACAATCTGGCGACTTCCGTCGAAGAGAAGGAGACCGCCGCGCTCGCCGAAGCGAAACGTTGGTTGGATGTCTACTTTTCTGGTAAGGAGCCTGATTTCCAGCCGCCGATTCATTTCGTGGGCACGCCATTCCAATGTGAGGTGTGGGAGATTCTGCAAACCATCCCATACGGGCGGACCGTCACCTACGGTCAGATCGCCCAGCGGCTCGCTGAGCAACGCGGCCTGCCGCACTTCTCATCCCAGGCCGTGGGAGGCGCGGTCGGACATAATCATATTTCGGTTATCGTGCCCTGCCATCGTGTCGTCGGTGCCGACGGCAGCCTGACGGGCTACGCTGGGGGAGTACGGCGGAAAGTCGCGCTGCTCGAACTGGAGCATGCGGATATGGACGCGCTGTATGTTCCCAAGAAGGGTACGGCATTGTAG
- a CDS encoding ATP-binding protein, whose amino-acid sequence MLKPWKDKDVIKVITGVRRCGKSTLMELWKRYLQEQEGIDARHIIHINLELLENEPLLEYHALHNEILSRCADDAMHYVLIDEIQNVPDFQKAVDSLYVRPNIDLYITGSNANLLGGTLATLLSGRYTEISMLPLSFAEYLTTPTNTGMSQQRRWSNYIHDGSFPAVNELDGNDNLIHDYLDGVLNTILIKDVSQRINANASLLRTLVVYLYDNIGNLTTPRNIANTLTSMGTKVSTPTVSAYLEALESAFVLYSADRYDVKGKRILKREKKYYAVDMGLRRILCSNNVRDTGRILENIVYLELLRRDKEVFVGQGPTGEIDFVTNGPQGRRYWQVCESVNNPETLERELSSFSSIRDNYPKTLITLDDVRPTSHDGIQQVYALDWLAAGK is encoded by the coding sequence ATGCTGAAGCCTTGGAAAGACAAGGATGTCATCAAAGTCATCACAGGCGTGCGACGCTGCGGCAAATCCACGCTGATGGAACTGTGGAAGCGTTATCTGCAGGAGCAGGAGGGCATCGACGCACGCCACATCATTCACATCAATCTCGAACTGCTCGAAAACGAGCCGCTCCTGGAGTACCACGCGCTCCACAATGAGATTCTGAGCCGGTGCGCCGACGATGCAATGCATTATGTGCTGATCGACGAAATCCAGAATGTGCCGGATTTCCAGAAGGCCGTCGACAGCCTGTACGTGCGCCCCAACATTGATCTGTATATCACCGGGTCGAATGCCAATCTGCTCGGCGGCACATTGGCCACCCTCCTATCCGGCCGATATACGGAGATCTCGATGCTGCCGCTATCGTTCGCCGAATATCTCACCACGCCCACAAACACCGGAATGTCCCAGCAACGTCGGTGGTCGAACTATATCCACGATGGCTCGTTTCCCGCGGTCAATGAGCTGGACGGCAACGACAATCTCATACACGATTACCTCGATGGCGTGCTCAACACCATTCTGATCAAAGACGTTTCGCAACGTATCAACGCGAACGCCTCATTACTGCGGACCTTGGTGGTGTATCTGTACGACAATATCGGCAATCTGACCACGCCCCGCAATATCGCGAACACACTGACCTCGATGGGTACCAAAGTCTCCACCCCTACCGTCAGCGCTTATCTGGAAGCACTGGAATCGGCGTTCGTGCTCTATTCCGCGGATCGCTACGACGTCAAGGGCAAGCGCATCCTCAAACGAGAAAAGAAGTATTACGCAGTCGACATGGGATTGCGCCGAATCCTATGTTCGAACAATGTTCGCGACACCGGTAGAATTCTCGAAAACATCGTATATCTCGAACTGCTTCGCCGAGACAAAGAGGTATTCGTTGGGCAAGGACCCACAGGCGAAATCGATTTCGTCACCAATGGCCCGCAAGGACGACGATACTGGCAGGTCTGCGAATCGGTGAACAATCCGGAGACTCTTGAACGCGAATTGTCGTCATTCTCCTCGATCCGCGACAACTACCCCAAAACATTGATCACCCTCGATGACGTACGCCCCACCTCACATGACGGCATCCAGCAGGTCTATGCGCTCGATTGGTTGGCTGCGGGCAAGTAG
- a CDS encoding TetR/AcrR family transcriptional regulator: MPTSENSGKRVRKSPEERKREILDAAVRLIGERGFNGISIQDVADEVGISKQGLLRYVGSKDNMLAMTFTDYYATSGTVEEFMESKLPGSDPEHLRFPSYLRFLVRHNAQRREMVRLFSVLHTEALNPGHPLYDEFSGRNDQIWQVYSLYSWEIPPQMGDWDQSMRPIVRRAMEAMDGVQLRWLSDPPIDLYDEWLEFERMLFPSPMWDGYR; this comes from the coding sequence ATGCCTACATCGGAGAACAGCGGAAAGCGGGTGCGCAAGTCGCCTGAGGAGCGTAAGCGCGAGATACTTGATGCGGCGGTGCGTCTGATCGGCGAACGCGGTTTCAATGGTATTTCGATTCAGGATGTCGCCGACGAGGTGGGAATCTCCAAACAGGGACTGCTGCGTTATGTGGGCAGCAAGGACAATATGTTGGCGATGACGTTCACCGACTACTACGCCACTTCTGGCACGGTGGAGGAGTTCATGGAATCGAAGCTGCCGGGTAGTGATCCGGAGCACCTGCGGTTTCCGTCGTATCTGCGTTTTCTGGTGCGGCATAACGCACAGCGTCGCGAGATGGTGCGTCTGTTCTCCGTGCTGCACACCGAGGCTCTCAATCCGGGGCACCCGCTGTATGACGAATTCAGCGGGCGTAACGACCAGATTTGGCAGGTCTATTCGCTGTATTCGTGGGAGATTCCGCCGCAGATGGGGGACTGGGATCAGTCCATGCGTCCGATTGTACGTAGGGCGATGGAGGCGATGGATGGCGTGCAGCTGCGTTGGCTGAGCGACCCGCCGATCGACTTGTATGACGAATGGCTGGAATTCGAGCGCATGCTGTTCCCCTCGCCGATGTGGGATGGATACCGGTAG